From Rutidosis leptorrhynchoides isolate AG116_Rl617_1_P2 chromosome 3, CSIRO_AGI_Rlap_v1, whole genome shotgun sequence, a single genomic window includes:
- the LOC139902678 gene encoding uncharacterized protein, translated as MEGLTTKVYDGVKCYSRTRGYDRLATTTNATSTGLGECEEVFGGTMRQMSRRKIRRRLLRFRINPRLKIKLGGSPRKLFLGLRDAYVKIMMKLANTSIVRGRTMTGFSGDGFGKTTVKEYDEKMIIEIYKALAINRNHQLHDQIPSQFVFSA; from the coding sequence ATGGAAGGCTTGACAACTAAAGTATACGATGGTGTAAAATGCTATTCGCGAACACGAGGATACGACCGCCTCGCTACCACTACGAATGCCACGAGCACCGGACTTGGCGAATGTGAGGAGGTGTTTGGTGGCACCATGAGGCAGATGTCGAGGAGGAAGATCAGAAGAAGATTGTTGCGGTTTAGAATAAATCCAAGGTTGAAAATCAAGCTAGGTGGGTCCCCACGGAAGTTGTTTTTAGGACTTCGTGATGCTTATGTGAAGATTATGATGAAGTTGGCTAATACTTCGATTGTAAGGGGAAGGACAATGACTGGTTTTAGTGGAGATGGATTTGGGAAGACAACGGTTAAGGAATACGACGAGAAGATGATAATCGAGATCTATAAGGCGTTGGCGATCAATAGAAATCATCAACTTCATGATCAGATCCCATCTCAATTTGTTTTTTCAGCTTAA